A genomic region of Streptomyces diastaticus subsp. diastaticus contains the following coding sequences:
- a CDS encoding nucleotidyltransferase family protein, translating to MLLAAGGGRRLGGRPKALLEYGGRPLVEHAVAALRAGGCARVHVVLGAAATAVRERADLAGCVIVENPAWATGMGSSLRAGLASLEDVGAGAALVCLVDQPGIGAAAVARLHAAYRGPGTLAAAGYAGRRGHPVLFGAAHWAGVAAGAAGDQGARSYLAMHAGGLALVECGDIAEPHDIDTPDDLWRLGGG from the coding sequence CTGCTGCTGGCGGCCGGGGGCGGCCGGCGGCTGGGCGGCCGCCCCAAGGCACTGCTGGAGTACGGCGGCCGCCCGCTGGTGGAGCACGCGGTGGCGGCGCTGCGCGCGGGCGGCTGCGCGCGGGTGCACGTGGTGCTGGGCGCGGCGGCGACGGCGGTACGGGAACGCGCCGACCTGGCCGGCTGCGTCATCGTGGAGAACCCGGCGTGGGCGACCGGCATGGGCTCCTCGCTCCGGGCCGGCCTCGCCTCCCTCGAGGACGTCGGGGCCGGGGCCGCCCTGGTGTGCCTGGTGGACCAGCCGGGCATCGGCGCGGCCGCCGTCGCCCGGCTCCACGCGGCGTACCGGGGCCCGGGCACGCTGGCCGCGGCCGGGTACGCGGGGCGGCGCGGCCACCCGGTGCTCTTCGGGGCGGCACACTGGGCGGGCGTGGCCGCCGGGGCGGCGGGTGACCAGGGCGCGCGGAGCTACCTCGCGATGCACGCCGGCGGACTCGCCCTGGTGGAGTGCGGGGACATCGCCGAGCCGCACGACATCGACACCCCGGACGACCTGTGGCGGCTCGGCGGCGGGTGA
- the allB gene encoding allantoinase AllB: MPELERVLRSTRVVTPTGTRAAQVTVADGVIAGVLPHDAPPPAGVPVEELGDAALLPGLVDTHVHVNDPGRTDWEGFWTATRAAAAGGITTLVDMPLNSLPPTTTPAHLALKQDTARPRAHVDVGFWGGALPGNTEELRPLHDAGVFGFKCFLSPSGVEEFPPLDQGQLAVALAEIAGFDGLLIVHAEDPHTLDGAPQRPGPQYADFLASRPGEAENQAIENLIGQAARLGARVHVLHLSAASALPAIAAARRDGVRITVESCPHFLTLTAEEVPDGATEFKCCPPIREAANRDALWAALADGTIDCVVSDHSPSTAELKTGDFATAWGGISSLQLGLPAVWTEARRRGHTLDDVVRWMSEAPARVAGLTAKGAIAPGKDADFTVLDPEETFTVDPAALQHRNRVTAYAGRTLRGVVRSTWLRGRRILHEGAYTEPAGRLLERG, encoded by the coding sequence GTGCCGGAGCTGGAACGGGTACTGCGCTCGACACGGGTCGTCACTCCCACCGGGACACGGGCCGCCCAGGTCACCGTGGCCGACGGGGTCATCGCGGGTGTGCTGCCGCACGACGCGCCGCCGCCGGCCGGGGTGCCCGTGGAGGAACTGGGGGACGCGGCCCTGCTGCCGGGGCTCGTCGACACCCACGTGCACGTCAACGACCCCGGGCGCACCGACTGGGAAGGGTTCTGGACCGCCACCCGGGCCGCCGCCGCCGGAGGCATCACCACCCTGGTCGACATGCCGCTCAACTCGCTGCCGCCCACCACCACCCCCGCGCACCTCGCGCTCAAGCAGGACACCGCCCGGCCGCGGGCCCACGTGGACGTCGGCTTCTGGGGCGGCGCGCTGCCCGGCAACACCGAGGAGCTGCGGCCCCTGCACGACGCCGGTGTCTTCGGCTTCAAGTGCTTCCTGTCGCCGTCCGGTGTCGAGGAGTTCCCGCCCCTCGACCAGGGCCAGCTCGCCGTCGCCCTCGCCGAGATCGCCGGGTTCGACGGGCTGCTCATCGTGCACGCCGAGGACCCGCACACCCTCGACGGCGCCCCGCAGCGCCCCGGGCCGCAGTACGCCGACTTCCTCGCCTCCCGGCCCGGAGAGGCCGAGAACCAGGCCATCGAGAACCTCATCGGACAGGCCGCGCGCCTCGGCGCCCGCGTCCACGTGCTGCACCTCTCCGCCGCCTCGGCCCTGCCGGCCATCGCCGCCGCCCGCCGCGACGGCGTCCGGATCACCGTCGAGTCGTGCCCGCACTTCCTCACCCTCACCGCCGAGGAGGTCCCCGACGGCGCCACCGAGTTCAAGTGCTGCCCGCCCATCCGTGAGGCCGCCAACCGGGACGCGCTGTGGGCCGCGCTCGCCGACGGCACCATCGACTGCGTGGTCTCCGACCACTCCCCGTCCACCGCCGAGCTCAAGACCGGCGACTTCGCCACCGCCTGGGGCGGCATCTCCTCCCTCCAGCTCGGCCTGCCCGCCGTCTGGACCGAGGCCCGGCGGCGGGGCCACACCCTGGACGACGTGGTCCGCTGGATGTCCGAGGCCCCGGCCCGCGTCGCCGGACTCACCGCGAAGGGGGCCATCGCCCCGGGCAAGGACGCCGACTTCACCGTCCTCGACCCGGAGGAGACCTTCACCGTCGACCCGGCGGCACTCCAGCACCGCAACCGCGTGACCGCCTACGCCGGGAGAACCCTGCGGGGCGTGGTCCGCTCCACCTGGCTGCGCGGCCGCCGCATCCTGCACGAGGGTGCCTACACCGAACCCGCCGGCCGCCTTCTGGAGCGCGGCTGA
- a CDS encoding IclR family transcriptional regulator codes for MPTSRTPDASAESAAARPAGGVQSLERAFDLLERMADAGGEVGLSELSATSGLPLPTIHRLMRTLVACGYVRQQPNRRYALGPRLIRLGESASRLLGTWARPHLARLVEATGETANMALLDGDEVVYVAQVPSKHSMRMFTEVGRRVLPHSTGVGKALLAGAPPEEVRALLARTGMPAATARTLTTPEAFLGALEEVRRLGYAVDDNEQEVGVRCLAVPVPDSPTAAAISISGPAGRVTEEAVTTIVPVLQQVAEELSAELAASGQPG; via the coding sequence GTGCCGACGTCCCGCACCCCCGACGCCTCCGCCGAGAGCGCGGCCGCCCGGCCCGCCGGCGGCGTGCAGTCCCTGGAACGCGCCTTCGACCTGCTGGAGCGGATGGCGGACGCGGGCGGCGAGGTCGGCCTGAGCGAGCTCTCGGCCACCAGCGGCCTGCCCCTGCCGACCATCCACCGCCTGATGCGCACCCTGGTCGCCTGCGGCTACGTACGCCAGCAGCCCAACCGCCGTTACGCGCTCGGCCCCCGCCTGATCCGCCTCGGCGAGTCCGCCTCCCGCCTGCTCGGCACCTGGGCCCGGCCGCATCTGGCCCGGCTGGTCGAGGCGACCGGCGAGACCGCCAACATGGCCCTGCTCGACGGCGACGAGGTCGTCTACGTGGCCCAGGTGCCGTCCAAACACTCGATGCGGATGTTCACCGAGGTCGGCCGCCGGGTGCTGCCGCACTCCACTGGCGTCGGCAAGGCCCTGCTGGCCGGCGCCCCGCCGGAGGAGGTGCGCGCGCTGCTGGCCCGCACCGGCATGCCGGCCGCCACCGCCCGGACCCTGACCACCCCGGAGGCGTTCCTGGGCGCCCTGGAGGAGGTGCGGCGGCTCGGCTACGCGGTCGACGACAACGAGCAGGAGGTCGGGGTCCGCTGCCTGGCGGTGCCGGTCCCCGACTCCCCCACGGCGGCCGCCATCTCCATCTCGGGTCCGGCGGGCCGCGTCACCGAGGAGGCCGTCACCACCATCGTGCCGGTGCTCCAGCAGGTGGCGGAAGAACTCTCCGCCGAACTGGCCGCCTCGGGCCAGCCCGGCTGA
- a CDS encoding xanthine dehydrogenase family protein molybdopterin-binding subunit, whose product MTDTTPELGTGVPRREGRDKVAGAARYAAEYAPPGRAHAWPVPATVAAGSVRSVDDTAALALPGVLAVLTAENTPPLAPADDPVLDVLQNADVPHRGWIVALVVAETLEAARAGAQAVRVSYDTRPHDVTLTRDHPDRYVPENANGGHPAVRERGDAPGAFADAPVRVDAAYDVPPLHNHPMEPHAATAFWADGHLTAHDSSQGGNAVRAALAQVFDLPEERVTVTSAHVGGGFGSKGTPRPHVVLAALAARHTGRPVTLALPRRDLPASVGHRAPTLHRVRLGADSDGRLLSVEHTALTHTSRVKEFVEQAAVPARVMYGSPHSSTVHEVVPLDVATPSWMRAPGEASGMYALEAAMDELAERAGLDPVELRVRNDPADEPDSGRPFSSRHLVECLREGARRFGWQDRDPRPGVRREGPRLTGTGVAAATYPVLVSPCRASATALPDGGYRVRVNATDIGTGARTVLGQIAADALGVPGDRLRVEIGDSDLPRAPLAGGSSGTASWGWAVHEACTTLARRLAGNPEPPSGGLTAEADTTEAVEAGSPYARHAFGAHFAEVRVDTDTGEVRVLRAYSHFAAGRILNARTARSQFLGGMVMGIGMALTERSTLDPAFGGFVERDLAAYHVPVSADVPAPPAIDAGWFDERDPHLNPVGGKGIGEIGIVGMAAAVGNAAHHATGVRFRSLPLTPDKVRAALAGGT is encoded by the coding sequence ATGACTGACACCACCCCGGAGCTCGGTACGGGCGTCCCGCGCCGCGAAGGCCGGGACAAGGTCGCCGGTGCCGCGCGGTACGCCGCCGAGTACGCGCCGCCGGGACGCGCCCACGCCTGGCCGGTGCCGGCCACCGTCGCCGCCGGCAGTGTCCGTTCGGTGGACGACACGGCGGCCCTGGCGCTGCCCGGCGTGCTCGCCGTCCTCACCGCCGAGAACACCCCGCCCCTCGCCCCGGCCGACGACCCGGTGCTCGACGTCCTCCAGAACGCCGACGTCCCGCACCGCGGCTGGATCGTCGCGCTCGTGGTGGCCGAGACGCTGGAGGCCGCCCGCGCGGGCGCCCAGGCCGTCCGCGTCAGCTATGACACCCGGCCGCACGACGTCACCCTCACCCGCGACCACCCGGACCGCTACGTGCCCGAGAACGCCAACGGCGGTCACCCCGCCGTCCGCGAACGCGGCGACGCACCGGGCGCCTTCGCCGACGCGCCGGTCCGGGTCGACGCCGCCTACGACGTGCCGCCGCTGCACAACCACCCGATGGAACCGCACGCCGCCACCGCCTTCTGGGCCGACGGCCACCTCACGGCGCACGACTCCAGCCAGGGCGGCAACGCCGTCCGTGCCGCCCTCGCCCAGGTCTTCGACCTCCCCGAGGAGCGCGTCACCGTCACCTCCGCGCACGTCGGAGGCGGCTTCGGTTCCAAGGGCACCCCGCGCCCGCACGTCGTCCTCGCCGCGCTCGCCGCCCGCCACACCGGACGCCCCGTCACCCTCGCCCTGCCCCGCCGGGACCTGCCCGCCTCCGTCGGCCACCGGGCGCCCACCCTGCACCGGGTGCGGCTCGGCGCCGACTCCGACGGCAGACTGCTCTCCGTCGAGCACACGGCGCTCACCCACACCTCGCGCGTCAAGGAGTTCGTCGAGCAGGCCGCCGTTCCCGCCCGCGTCATGTACGGCTCGCCGCACAGCAGCACCGTCCACGAGGTGGTCCCCCTCGACGTGGCCACCCCCTCCTGGATGCGCGCCCCCGGCGAGGCGTCCGGCATGTACGCCCTTGAGGCGGCCATGGACGAACTCGCCGAGCGGGCCGGGCTGGACCCCGTCGAGCTGCGGGTGCGCAACGACCCGGCGGACGAGCCCGACAGCGGCCGCCCGTTCAGCAGCCGCCACCTGGTGGAGTGCCTGCGCGAGGGTGCCCGCCGCTTCGGCTGGCAGGACCGCGACCCGCGCCCCGGCGTACGCCGCGAGGGGCCACGCCTGACCGGTACCGGCGTCGCCGCCGCCACCTACCCGGTCCTGGTCTCCCCGTGCCGGGCCTCGGCCACCGCGCTGCCCGACGGCGGATACCGCGTACGGGTCAACGCCACCGACATCGGCACCGGCGCCCGCACCGTCCTCGGCCAGATCGCGGCCGACGCCCTCGGCGTCCCCGGCGACCGCCTGCGCGTCGAGATCGGCGACAGCGACCTGCCCCGGGCCCCGCTGGCCGGCGGCTCCTCCGGGACCGCCTCCTGGGGGTGGGCCGTCCACGAGGCGTGCACCACGCTGGCCCGGCGCCTCGCGGGTAACCCGGAACCGCCGTCCGGGGGACTCACCGCCGAGGCCGACACCACCGAGGCGGTGGAGGCCGGATCGCCGTACGCCCGGCACGCGTTCGGTGCCCACTTCGCCGAGGTCCGCGTCGACACCGACACCGGCGAGGTCCGGGTGCTGCGCGCCTACAGCCACTTCGCGGCGGGGCGCATCCTCAACGCCCGTACCGCCCGCTCCCAGTTCCTCGGCGGCATGGTGATGGGGATCGGCATGGCCCTCACCGAGCGCAGCACCCTCGACCCGGCCTTCGGCGGTTTCGTCGAGCGCGACCTCGCCGCCTACCACGTACCGGTCAGCGCCGACGTGCCCGCGCCACCCGCCATCGACGCGGGCTGGTTCGACGAGCGGGACCCGCACCTCAACCCGGTCGGCGGCAAGGGCATCGGCGAGATCGGCATCGTCGGCATGGCGGCGGCCGTCGGCAACGCCGCCCACCACGCCACCGGCGTCCGCTTCCGCTCCCTGCCCCTGACTCCGGACAAGGTCCGGGCCGCCCTCGCCGGGGGCACCTGA
- a CDS encoding DUF5955 family protein produces the protein MVRSMDMGRQDRRVVAACQDPRIEELRGATAQLHRRLAAHRTDFPDRAVAEEELAALGAMAREGTPDQGRLRRSLLVVAASLGSVSALATELTRLRAAVELFGTGAPG, from the coding sequence GTGGTGCGAAGTATGGACATGGGGCGGCAGGACCGGCGGGTGGTGGCTGCCTGCCAGGACCCGAGGATCGAGGAACTGCGCGGTGCCACGGCGCAGTTGCACAGGAGGCTCGCCGCGCACCGGACGGATTTCCCGGACCGGGCGGTCGCCGAGGAGGAGCTGGCCGCGCTCGGCGCGATGGCGCGCGAGGGCACGCCCGACCAGGGGCGGCTGCGCCGCTCGCTGCTGGTGGTCGCCGCCTCGCTCGGCTCGGTGAGCGCCCTCGCGACGGAGCTGACCCGGCTGCGGGCCGCCGTGGAACTCTTCGGCACCGGGGCGCCCGGCTGA